The Flavobacterium jumunjinense genome includes a region encoding these proteins:
- a CDS encoding DUF2750 domain-containing protein, with amino-acid sequence MLQHSILIEKRHERFIKNVCKSGIVYALRDKEGFATSTSVNFVNDEEEAVGIICFWAEKALAISCIKEEWSKYKITEIQLVEFIENWCIGMDHDGLIIGTEFDQNMFGFEAEPLALILQLVTELKANKKELNFKNFKNSTDLEKQVKAILE; translated from the coding sequence ATGCTACAACACTCAATTTTAATAGAGAAAAGACACGAAAGATTCATAAAAAACGTTTGTAAGTCAGGGATTGTTTACGCACTTCGAGATAAGGAAGGATTCGCAACTTCAACTTCAGTTAATTTTGTAAACGATGAAGAGGAAGCAGTAGGGATTATTTGTTTTTGGGCAGAAAAGGCTTTAGCAATATCCTGTATTAAAGAGGAATGGTCAAAATACAAAATCACCGAAATTCAACTTGTAGAGTTTATAGAAAACTGGTGTATTGGAATGGATCATGACGGACTAATAATTGGAACTGAATTTGATCAAAACATGTTCGGATTTGAAGCAGAGCCCTTAGCTCTAATTCTGCAATTAGTAACAGAGTTAAAAGCAAATAAAAAAGAGTTGAATTTTAAAAATTTTAAAAACAGTACTGACTTAGAAAAGCAAGTGAAAGCAATCTTAGAATAA
- a CDS encoding DUF4833 domain-containing protein has translation MKIIFTFFYTFLILYSGFAQSNYPEPEKTATRLFYIQHSNNHNTYVYDANIKGGVIDSNQPINEYQIAYADNGMKKPLTNTQKKLAYGMVLQESQHNLFKFRLAASGKIDFYLKYTANTGARIYVTVNRHKMYLDKMFVQLKEGYFGINTNAEYVLFYGKDFHTGKAIIEKVYID, from the coding sequence ATGAAAATTATCTTTACCTTTTTTTATACTTTTTTAATACTCTACTCTGGTTTTGCACAAAGCAACTATCCCGAACCCGAAAAAACAGCAACCCGATTGTTTTACATCCAACATAGTAACAATCACAATACCTATGTATACGATGCCAATATAAAAGGAGGTGTAATAGATTCCAACCAGCCTATTAACGAATACCAAATAGCTTATGCCGACAATGGTATGAAAAAACCATTAACTAACACACAAAAAAAACTAGCCTACGGAATGGTTCTACAAGAATCGCAACACAATCTTTTTAAATTCCGATTGGCAGCTTCGGGTAAAATAGACTTCTATCTTAAATACACTGCAAACACAGGAGCAAGAATCTATGTCACAGTAAACAGACACAAAATGTATTTAGACAAAATGTTTGTACAATTGAAAGAAGGCTATTTCGGAATTAACACCAATGCTGAATACGTGCTTTTTTATGGGAAAGACTTTCATACTGGAAAAGCTATAATAGAGAAAGTGTACATTGATTAA
- a CDS encoding DUF1877 family protein codes for MSQFTTIFNISKEFFEELKKNENRKEIKLYNRAKSSYTFQNSFMAIEYVLKKNKSDETKEVLNKIFNPKEFLGDFDFENADFEEMMDFMESGNYFPYLNIEEVSEINKILSKISELEIKEKYNATELNENDIYPNEWTNVNNEGESNNLNHLIGDFLELKKIIMQSNKEKNYLLICSG; via the coding sequence ATGAGTCAATTTACAACAATCTTTAATATTTCTAAAGAATTTTTTGAGGAGTTAAAAAAAAATGAAAACCGAAAAGAAATTAAACTTTATAATAGAGCAAAAAGTAGTTATACTTTTCAAAATTCATTTATGGCAATTGAATATGTGTTAAAGAAAAATAAATCTGATGAAACTAAAGAAGTGCTTAATAAAATATTTAATCCAAAAGAATTTTTAGGCGATTTTGATTTTGAAAATGCAGATTTTGAAGAAATGATGGATTTTATGGAAAGTGGAAATTATTTTCCATATTTGAATATTGAAGAGGTATCTGAAATCAACAAAATTTTATCTAAAATTAGCGAATTAGAAATAAAAGAAAAATATAATGCAACTGAACTAAATGAAAACGATATTTATCCAAATGAATGGACAAATGTAAATAACGAAGGAGAATCAAATAATCTAAATCATTTGATAGGAGATTTTTTAGAGTTGAAAAAAATAATAATGCAGTCAAATAAAGAAAAAAATTATTTACTAATTTGTTCAGGTTAA
- a CDS encoding DUF1569 domain-containing protein, with protein MKTLNKQLEELETKIVKHNEVNEEVSKSTVGWQIEHILLTINLIIQEIEKSNPIAYKSSFKLSKIIVFTFKKIPRGKARAPKAVTPKEYNAQTLKEHLQNTISKIKSLETIDANKYFDHPYFGNIKVNKAIKFLEIHTNHHLKIINDIVKPNT; from the coding sequence ATGAAGACATTAAACAAACAATTAGAAGAACTAGAAACAAAAATAGTAAAACATAACGAGGTTAATGAAGAAGTGTCAAAATCTACCGTTGGTTGGCAAATTGAACATATTCTATTAACGATTAATCTGATAATTCAAGAAATAGAAAAATCCAATCCAATAGCCTATAAATCAAGTTTCAAGTTGTCGAAAATAATTGTTTTTACCTTTAAAAAAATACCTCGCGGAAAAGCAAGAGCACCAAAAGCAGTAACTCCAAAAGAGTATAATGCACAAACACTAAAAGAGCATCTACAAAATACCATATCAAAAATTAAAAGTTTAGAAACTATAGATGCAAACAAATACTTCGATCATCCCTATTTTGGAAACATAAAAGTAAACAAAGCCATAAAATTTTTAGAAATTCACACCAATCATCATTTGAAAATAATAAACGATATTGTAAAACCCAATACATAA
- a CDS encoding immunity 53 family protein, producing the protein MEILDWIQQWFKSSCDGEWEQGQGIQIITLDNPGWEIEIDISKTSVAFLDLKWILNEKSKQDWYGIKIENQKFYAVGDATKLTFLLGLFKEMIEKIENE; encoded by the coding sequence ATGGAAATTTTAGACTGGATACAGCAGTGGTTCAAATCAAGTTGCGATGGAGAATGGGAACAAGGTCAAGGCATCCAAATAATCACTTTGGATAATCCAGGTTGGGAAATTGAAATTGATATTTCAAAAACTTCAGTAGCTTTTCTAGACTTAAAATGGATACTCAATGAAAAATCAAAACAAGATTGGTATGGTATAAAAATTGAGAATCAAAAATTTTATGCAGTAGGTGATGCAACTAAACTGACTTTTTTACTAGGTTTATTCAAAGAAATGATAGAGAAAATCGAGAATGAGTAA
- a CDS encoding PAS domain-containing sensor histidine kinase, with the protein MFFIYAIIISNPTDKKNVPMTNDSLTYEALKNQIVELEKQNEILRLHSSMEKKEEREYYYNSILNNIGDPVFVKDDQSRLLIVNDAFTEIFNLHRDEIIGKTLAEEVSPEEQESFLKIDKQVLEDGIENINEEALTIRGGETRTISTRKTRFIDADGKKYLVGVIHDITERKKSENSLKESEKQLKELNTTKDKLFSIIAHDLRSPFNSIIGFSELLTLNSADLEPEEKEKFCSIINVAAKNTLILLDNLLNWAKSQTGQLRFNPEKVLFSAVILEIITLKKSLTKAKNITLDYSLSDEIEVYADVNMLKTVLRNLISNAIKFTELGGNIRVLATLKDQHVEITISDNGIGMNEEKCKELFKIASNTTTIGTANENGSGLGLVLCKEFVEKNRGTIWVESKEGKGSDFKFTLPLGNTA; encoded by the coding sequence ATGTTTTTCATATACGCAATCATTATAAGTAATCCCACTGATAAAAAAAACGTACCAATGACAAATGACTCATTAACCTACGAGGCATTAAAAAATCAAATTGTTGAACTCGAAAAGCAAAATGAAATTTTAAGATTACATTCTTCTATGGAGAAAAAAGAAGAACGAGAGTATTATTATAATAGTATCCTCAACAATATTGGAGATCCAGTATTCGTAAAAGATGACCAAAGCAGATTACTTATCGTTAATGATGCTTTTACCGAAATTTTCAATCTTCATAGAGACGAGATAATTGGAAAAACACTTGCAGAGGAAGTATCACCAGAAGAGCAGGAAAGTTTTTTAAAAATTGATAAACAAGTACTAGAAGACGGAATAGAAAATATAAATGAAGAGGCACTTACTATACGTGGTGGTGAAACTCGAACAATATCTACAAGAAAAACTCGATTCATTGATGCTGACGGAAAAAAGTATCTTGTAGGCGTAATTCATGACATTACAGAACGTAAAAAATCGGAAAACTCCCTGAAAGAAAGTGAAAAGCAATTAAAAGAACTCAATACCACAAAAGACAAACTTTTTTCAATCATAGCGCACGATTTAAGAAGTCCTTTCAATAGTATTATTGGTTTTTCAGAATTATTAACACTAAATAGTGCCGACTTAGAGCCCGAAGAAAAAGAAAAATTTTGTAGCATTATTAATGTTGCCGCAAAAAACACACTTATTTTACTTGATAATCTCTTAAATTGGGCAAAATCGCAAACAGGACAACTTCGTTTCAACCCCGAAAAAGTCCTTTTTTCTGCTGTTATTCTAGAAATAATAACACTTAAAAAATCATTAACAAAAGCTAAAAATATTACTTTAGATTATTCGCTATCAGATGAAATTGAAGTTTATGCAGATGTAAATATGTTAAAAACAGTATTGCGAAACCTTATTTCTAATGCAATCAAGTTTACAGAATTAGGGGGTAATATTCGAGTCTTAGCAACTCTAAAAGACCAACATGTTGAAATTACTATTTCTGATAATGGAATTGGAATGAATGAAGAAAAATGCAAAGAGCTGTTTAAGATAGCTTCAAACACTACTACAATAGGTACAGCAAACGAAAACGGTTCTGGTTTAGGATTAGTTCTGTGTAAAGAATTTGTAGAAAAAAATAGGGGTACAATTTGGGTAGAAAGCAAAGAAGGAAAGGGTAGCGATTTTAAGTTTACATTGCCATTAGGTAATACAGCATAA